One Capricornis sumatraensis isolate serow.1 chromosome 8, serow.2, whole genome shotgun sequence genomic region harbors:
- the LOC138083993 gene encoding carbonyl reductase [NADPH] 2, producing the protein MQLNFSGLRALVTGAGKGIGRDTVKALHASGARVVAVSRTNADLVSLSKECPGIEPVCVDLGDWEATEKALGGVGPVDLLVNNAAVALMRPFLEVTKEDFDRSFSVNLRAVFQVSQIVARGMINRGVPGSIVNVSSILAHVTFPNQAAYSSTKGAMTMLTKSMALELGPYKIRVNSVNPTVVLTAMGQKVSADPEFSRKLKERHPMKKFAEVEDVVNSILFLLSDRSASTSGSGILVDAGYLAS; encoded by the exons ATGCAGCTGAATTTCAGTGGCCTTCGGGCCCTGGTGACAGGAGCAGGAAAAG GGATTGGACGGGACACGGTGAAGGCCCTTCATGCCTCAGGAGCCAGAGTGGTGGCCGTGAGCCGCACCAACGCCGACCTGGTCAGCCTCTCCAAGGAG TGCCCCGGGATAGAGCCTGTGTGCGTGGACCTGGGTGACTGGGAGGCCACGGAGAAGGCTCTGGGCGGTGTGGGCCCCGTGGACTTGCTGGTGAACAATGCAGCCGTGGCACTGATGAGGCCCTTCTTGGAGGTCACCAAGGAGGACTTTGACag GTCCTTCAGTGTGAACCTGCGGGCTGTGTTCCAGGTGTCCCAG ATCGTGGCCCGGGGCATGATCAACCGTGGAGTGCCTGGCTCCATTGTCAATGTCTCCAGCATATTGGCCCATGTCACCTTCCCCAACCAAGCTGCCTACA GCTCCACCAAGGGTGCAATGACCATGCTGACCAAATCCATGGCCCTGGAGCTGGGACCATACAAG ATCCGGGTGAACTCCGTGAATCCAACGGTGGTGCTGACAGCAATGGGCCAAAAAGTCTCGGCTGACCCTGAGTTCTCCCGGAAGCTGAAGGAGCGCCACCCGATGAAGAAGTTCGCAG AGGTGGAAGACGTGGTCAACAGCATCCTCTTCCTGCTCAGCGACCGCAGCGCCTCCACCAGCGGGTCAGGTATCCTGGTGGACGCCGGGTACCTGGCCTCCTAG
- the LOC138083994 gene encoding L-xylulose reductase-like: MGTLTHPRSSQTSGTALSRRYTRRETVCVDLADWEATEQALGGVGPVDLLVNNAAVAFLQPFLEVTKEAYDMSFNVNLRAVIQVSQIVARGLIARGAPGVIVNVSSQASQRGLTNHSVYCSTKGALDILTKVMAVELGPHKIRVNAVNPTVVMTPMGQAAWSDPQKAKAMLDRIPLGRFAEMENVVDTVLFLLSDRSSMTTGSTVPVDGGFLAT; the protein is encoded by the exons ATGGGTACCCTCACTCATCCGCGCTCCTCGCAGACATCGGGCACGGCACTCTCGAGGCGCTACACGCGACGAG AGACCGTGTGCGTGGACCTAGCTGACTGGGAGGCCACGGAGCAAGCGCTGGGAGGTGTTGGCCCTGTGGACCTGCTGGTGAACAATGCAGCTGTGGCGTTTCTACAGCCCTTCCTGGAGGTCACCAAGGAGGCATATGACAT GTCTTTCAATGTGAACCTTCGGGCGGTCATCCAGGTGTCCCAG ATTGTGGCCCGAGGCCTGATAGCTCGGGGAGCCCCAGGGGTCATCGTGAATGTTTCTAGCCAGGCCTCCCAACGGGGACTGACTAACCACAGTGTCTACT GCTCCACTAAGGGTGCCTTGGACATACTGACCAAAGTGATGGCTGTGGAGCTCGGGCCACACAAG ATCCGTGTGAATGCAGTCAACCCCACGGTGGTGATGACACCCATGGGCCAGGCCGCCTGGAGTGACCCTCAGAAGGCCAAGGCCATGCTGGACCGCATCCCCCTTGGCAGGTTTGCCG AGATGGAGAACGTGGTGGACACCGTCCTCTTCCTGCTCAGTGACCGCAGCAGCATGACCACAGGCTCCACTGTGCCGGTGGATGGGGGCTTCCTGGCTACCTAA
- the LOC138082617 gene encoding L-xylulose reductase: MDLRLAGRRALVTGAGKGIGRSTVKALHAAGARVVAVSRTQADLDSLVRECPGVETVCVDLADWEATEQALGGVGPVDLLVNNAAVAFLQPFLEVTKEAYDMSFNVNLRAVIQVSQIVARGLIARGAPGVIVNVSSQASQRGLTNHSVYCSTKGALDILTKVMAVELGPHKIRVNAVNPTVVMTPMGQAAWSDPQKAKAMLDRIPLGRFAEMENVVDTVLFLLSDRSSMTTGSTVPVDGGFLAT; the protein is encoded by the exons ATGGATCTGAGACTCGCGGGGCGCCGGGCGCTCGTCACGGGGGCGGGCAAAG GCATCGGTCGCAGTACTGTCAAGGCGTTACACGCGGCTGGCGCCCGAGTGGTGGCCGTGAGCCGGACCCAGGCCGACCTGGACAGCCTGGTCCGCGAG TGCCCCGGGGTAGAGACCGTGTGCGTGGACCTAGCTGACTGGGAGGCCACGGAGCAAGCGCTGGGAGGTGTTGGCCCTGTGGACCTGCTGGTGAACAATGCAGCTGTGGCGTTTCTACAGCCCTTCCTGGAGGTCACCAAGGAGGCATATGACAT GTCTTTCAATGTGAACCTTCGGGCGGTCATCCAGGTGTCCCAG ATTGTGGCCCGAGGCCTGATAGCTCGGGGAGCCCCAGGGGTCATCGTGAATGTTTCTAGCCAGGCCTCCCAACGGGGACTGACTAACCACAGTGTCTACT GCTCCACTAAGGGTGCCTTGGACATACTGACCAAAGTGATGGCTGTGGAGCTCGGGCCACACAAG ATCCGTGTGAATGCAGTCAACCCCACGGTGGTGATGACACCCATGGGCCAGGCCGCCTGGAGTGACCCTCAGAAGGCCAAGGCCATGCTGGACCGCATCCCCCTTGGCAGGTTTGCCG AGATGGAGAACGTGGTGGACACCGTCCTCTTCCTGCTCAGTGACCGCAGCAGCATGACCACAGGCTCCACTGTGCCGGTGGATGGGGGCTTCCTGGCTACCTAA